A part of Geothrix oryzae genomic DNA contains:
- a CDS encoding methyl-accepting chemotaxis protein gives MKNLSLGSRVHYLVAATLGLFLVFAYFAVGSKGLDLRLGLLLGLILALLALTLWTTHRILYAIDRLATNLQEAAQGNLDQRITHIKKGGATEKLSWALNDLLDQQEAYFREVVSAFDHASRGQTYRMAMDQGLHGAFKDGMTRINVSVESLGQVQQMALKEKLIAKVTDLNSGNLIQNLRSIQDYLLTMTKELGTVGDLSRETAEDADGSRSTIETIVADLDRMAEMVGSTNAQIELIHEKSTEITQIVQVITDVADRTNLLALNAAIEAAHAGDVGKGFAVVAEEVRTLSENTKDAAASIAATLDSFAQATTRMLDESQQVKAITESSQTAVTAFSSRVRRFADAARTSLRQVSRAQDVSFASLVKVDHFLFKQNGYRAVNQGTDSVEARAIQTDHRGCRLGQWYYEGQGLQQFSQVPSYPRLEAPHAQVHGHIHEAVGLLAQRWQSDPDIQRRVVSHFEQAERASEEVVAVIDRMVEERHQLGA, from the coding sequence ATGAAGAATTTGTCCTTGGGCTCTAGGGTCCACTACCTCGTCGCCGCGACCCTCGGCCTGTTCCTGGTCTTCGCCTACTTCGCGGTGGGCTCGAAGGGGCTGGATCTCCGATTGGGCCTCCTCCTGGGGCTGATCCTCGCCCTGCTCGCCCTCACGCTCTGGACGACCCACCGCATCCTGTACGCCATCGATCGGCTGGCCACGAACCTGCAGGAGGCGGCCCAGGGCAACCTGGACCAGCGGATCACCCACATCAAGAAGGGCGGCGCCACGGAGAAGCTCTCCTGGGCCCTCAACGACCTCCTGGATCAGCAGGAGGCGTACTTCCGCGAGGTCGTGTCCGCCTTCGACCACGCCAGCCGCGGCCAGACCTACCGCATGGCCATGGACCAGGGCCTCCACGGCGCCTTCAAGGACGGCATGACCCGCATCAATGTTTCGGTGGAGAGCCTGGGCCAGGTCCAGCAGATGGCCCTGAAGGAGAAGCTCATCGCCAAGGTCACCGACCTGAACAGCGGCAACCTCATCCAGAACCTGCGCTCCATCCAGGACTACCTCCTCACCATGACGAAGGAGCTGGGCACCGTGGGCGACCTCTCCCGCGAGACGGCCGAGGACGCCGACGGCAGCCGCAGCACGATCGAGACCATCGTGGCGGACCTCGACCGGATGGCCGAGATGGTGGGCAGCACGAACGCGCAGATCGAACTCATCCACGAGAAGAGCACGGAGATCACCCAGATCGTCCAGGTGATCACCGATGTGGCGGACCGCACCAACCTGCTGGCCCTGAACGCCGCCATCGAGGCCGCCCACGCCGGGGATGTGGGCAAGGGCTTCGCCGTGGTGGCCGAGGAGGTCCGCACCCTCTCCGAGAACACCAAGGATGCCGCCGCCAGCATCGCCGCCACCCTCGACTCCTTCGCCCAGGCCACCACGCGGATGCTGGACGAATCCCAGCAGGTGAAGGCGATCACCGAGAGCTCCCAGACCGCCGTCACGGCGTTCAGCAGCCGGGTCCGCCGCTTCGCGGACGCGGCGCGCACCTCGCTGCGGCAGGTGTCCCGGGCGCAGGATGTCAGCTTCGCCTCCCTGGTGAAGGTGGATCACTTCCTCTTCAAGCAGAACGGCTATCGGGCGGTGAACCAGGGCACGGATTCCGTGGAGGCTCGGGCCATCCAGACCGATCATCGCGGCTGCCGCCTGGGCCAGTGGTACTACGAAGGCCAGGGTCTGCAGCAGTTCTCCCAGGTGCCTTCCTACCCCCGGCTGGAGGCTCCCCACGCCCAGGTCCACGGGCACATCCACGAGGCCGTCGGCCTCCTCGCGCAGCGCTGGCAGAGCGACCCGGACATCCAGCGGCGCGTGGTCTCCCACTTCGAGCAGGCCGAGCGGGCCAGCGAGGAGGTGGTGGCCGTCATCGACCGCATGGTGGAGGAACGCCACCAGCTGGGGGCCTGA
- a CDS encoding class I SAM-dependent methyltransferase: protein MPEGRQVQQMFSAIAGKYDVLNHVLSGGVDFWWWWRMARKSGAAPGKRFLDVAAGTGDSSLALARRGAEVVSTDFTHAMLRLGPAKFRRKGFAGLIWASSDADAQRLPFRDASFDGLTICYGIRNVEDRTRAYAEFLRVLRPGGQLTILEFSTPVLPGLKAFYDWYSLRVLPRIGAWISGDASAYTYLPESIRGFPAQRALATELEAAGFRQVGWTNLTGGIVALHTGLK, encoded by the coding sequence ATGCCGGAAGGCAGGCAAGTGCAGCAGATGTTCTCGGCCATCGCCGGGAAGTACGATGTCTTGAACCATGTGCTCTCCGGCGGCGTGGACTTCTGGTGGTGGTGGCGCATGGCGCGGAAGTCGGGCGCGGCTCCCGGGAAGCGCTTCCTGGATGTGGCCGCGGGCACGGGCGACTCCAGCCTGGCCCTGGCCCGCCGCGGGGCGGAGGTGGTCAGCACGGACTTCACGCACGCCATGCTGCGCCTGGGGCCGGCCAAGTTCCGCCGGAAGGGCTTCGCGGGCCTGATCTGGGCCTCCAGTGATGCGGATGCCCAGCGGCTGCCCTTCCGGGATGCCAGCTTCGACGGCCTCACCATCTGCTACGGGATCCGCAATGTGGAGGACCGGACCCGGGCCTACGCCGAGTTCCTGCGTGTGCTGCGCCCCGGCGGCCAGCTCACCATCCTGGAGTTCAGCACGCCCGTGCTGCCGGGCCTCAAGGCCTTCTACGACTGGTACAGCCTGCGCGTGCTGCCCCGCATCGGCGCCTGGATCAGCGGCGACGCCTCGGCCTATACCTACCTCCCCGAGAGCATCCGGGGCTTCCCGGCCCAGCGGGCCCTGGCCACCGAACTGGAGGCCGCGGGCTTCCGCCAGGTGGGCTGGACGAACCTCACGGGGGGCATCGTGGCCCTGCACACGGGCTTGAAGTAG
- a CDS encoding TatD family hydrolase, with protein sequence MLVDAHCHLTGSYLAQDQIEATLARARAEGVTGFIAVGTDLEDSSVVLALAHRLPGVQASLGVHPHEAKTWTPETGAALAALAADPSVRFIGETGLDWHYDLSPRDEQEAVFRAQIRLALALGKPLMIHTRSAPEATLRVLEEEGADRVKGIIHCFSEDRAFAARALDLGFYLSFSGIATFKKAEAVREVAAWAPEDRILVETDAPFLAPVPYRGKPNEPGFVRFTAEAVAGLRGISAGKLADLTTRNLEALCGWAPSS encoded by the coding sequence ATGCTTGTGGACGCGCACTGCCATCTCACGGGGAGCTACCTGGCCCAGGACCAGATCGAGGCCACGCTGGCCCGCGCCCGGGCCGAGGGGGTGACCGGGTTCATCGCCGTGGGCACGGATCTGGAAGACTCCAGCGTGGTGCTGGCCTTGGCCCACCGGCTGCCAGGCGTCCAGGCGAGCCTGGGCGTGCATCCCCACGAAGCGAAGACCTGGACCCCGGAAACCGGGGCCGCCCTGGCGGCCCTGGCGGCGGATCCCTCGGTCCGCTTCATCGGCGAGACGGGTCTGGACTGGCACTACGACCTGAGCCCCCGGGACGAGCAGGAAGCCGTCTTCCGGGCCCAGATCCGCCTGGCGCTGGCCCTGGGCAAACCGCTCATGATCCACACGCGGTCCGCGCCGGAGGCCACCCTGCGGGTCCTGGAGGAGGAGGGCGCCGATCGGGTGAAGGGCATCATCCACTGCTTCAGCGAAGACCGCGCCTTCGCGGCCAGGGCCCTCGACCTCGGCTTCTACCTGAGCTTCTCGGGCATCGCCACCTTCAAGAAGGCCGAAGCGGTGCGCGAGGTGGCGGCCTGGGCGCCGGAGGACCGCATCCTGGTGGAGACGGACGCCCCCTTCCTGGCCCCAGTGCCGTACCGCGGGAAACCCAACGAACCCGGCTTCGTGCGCTTCACGGCTGAAGCCGTGGCCGGACTGCGGGGCATCTCCGCGGGGAAGCTCGCCGACCTCACCACCCGCAACCTGGAGGCCCTGTGCGGCTGGGCACCCTCTTCCTGA
- a CDS encoding DUF6600 domain-containing protein, with the protein MNATFTSTRLAAALLLPAAFVSAAPQAPVSAPADEDTYQGEAPERYAMVRALEGDVRIRKGDLDETLSRGTPIAEGDVVESRGRGVLQLGDGTRIAFGGATRFTVATLFTDRKGEKQVLLRLDYGRLRVLLGGQSDARFRVDTPSGTATCFDKGAFTVEAERDRIVRLKVHTGRVTFANERGEARVAAGERLTVYSPQDGLDRVRSFNTYDGDDFDRWSERAVVIKRGESWDRVPSEIRYYADDLDDHGRWVNSGEFGWVWQPNGVAEDWRPYYQGRWAPYSGGMTWVSDEPWAYVAYHHGRWHWSLGVGWFWIPGVYYSPAWVAWNHTPGYYGWAPLGYYNTPCHWGYGAWGGGYAWNVVSINYINAPHVHTRIYSDATVLRGFNGATGGTTWTGGGRDLRAPWQRSPLVVSQAEFRNPGQMQSAFQRDVNRDRLMAYERQAQATTGRTIIRRAPAPVGPAGDARPGSPVGGGVRAPFEDRSRIQGSERPLGPRERVHEERPADRSREVATPQDRRVDPAPRDRGVESRPRTEERRVDPAPRERTVEPRPRERTVEPRPAEERRIEVAPRSRPAESRPIESRPQINREERRPDPQPRQVERESRPAPRAEPPRERPRESAPEPRSEPAPSRPSGGEGRGGGREIRR; encoded by the coding sequence ATGAACGCGACCTTCACCTCTACCCGGCTCGCAGCGGCACTCCTGCTTCCCGCGGCCTTCGTGAGCGCCGCACCCCAGGCCCCAGTCTCGGCCCCGGCCGACGAAGACACCTACCAGGGCGAGGCCCCGGAACGCTACGCCATGGTGCGGGCCCTGGAGGGGGATGTCCGCATCCGGAAGGGCGACCTCGATGAAACCCTGAGCCGGGGCACCCCCATCGCCGAGGGCGATGTCGTGGAAAGCCGCGGTCGTGGCGTTCTGCAACTGGGGGACGGCACCCGGATCGCCTTCGGCGGCGCCACGCGCTTCACTGTCGCGACCCTCTTCACCGACCGCAAGGGCGAAAAACAGGTGCTGCTCCGCTTGGACTACGGCCGGCTCCGCGTGCTGCTGGGCGGGCAGTCCGACGCGCGCTTCCGGGTGGACACGCCCTCGGGCACGGCCACCTGCTTCGACAAGGGCGCCTTCACGGTGGAGGCCGAGCGGGACCGCATCGTCCGTCTGAAGGTCCACACCGGCCGGGTGACCTTCGCCAATGAGCGGGGCGAAGCCCGCGTCGCCGCCGGGGAGCGCCTGACGGTGTACAGCCCCCAGGACGGCCTGGACCGGGTGCGCAGCTTCAACACTTACGATGGCGACGACTTCGACCGGTGGAGCGAGCGCGCGGTGGTCATCAAGCGCGGCGAGAGCTGGGACCGCGTCCCCTCCGAGATCCGCTACTACGCCGACGACCTCGACGACCATGGCCGCTGGGTCAATTCCGGCGAGTTCGGCTGGGTCTGGCAGCCCAACGGCGTCGCCGAGGACTGGCGCCCCTACTACCAGGGCCGCTGGGCCCCCTACTCGGGCGGCATGACCTGGGTCTCCGACGAGCCCTGGGCCTATGTGGCCTACCACCACGGCCGCTGGCACTGGAGCCTGGGTGTGGGCTGGTTCTGGATCCCCGGCGTCTACTACAGTCCCGCCTGGGTAGCCTGGAACCACACGCCCGGCTACTACGGCTGGGCGCCCCTGGGCTACTACAACACGCCCTGCCACTGGGGCTACGGCGCCTGGGGCGGCGGCTACGCCTGGAATGTCGTGTCCATCAACTACATCAACGCACCGCATGTGCACACGCGCATCTACTCGGACGCGACGGTCCTCCGGGGCTTCAACGGCGCCACCGGCGGCACCACCTGGACAGGGGGCGGCCGGGACCTCCGCGCGCCCTGGCAGCGCTCTCCCCTGGTCGTCTCCCAGGCCGAGTTCCGCAATCCCGGTCAGATGCAGTCGGCCTTCCAGCGCGATGTGAACCGGGACCGCCTGATGGCCTACGAGCGCCAGGCCCAGGCCACCACAGGACGCACCATCATCCGACGCGCCCCCGCGCCGGTGGGACCCGCCGGGGATGCCCGCCCCGGTTCCCCGGTGGGCGGCGGCGTCCGGGCGCCCTTTGAAGATCGCAGCCGGATCCAGGGTTCCGAGCGCCCCCTGGGCCCGCGCGAGCGCGTCCACGAGGAGCGTCCCGCAGACCGCAGCCGCGAGGTCGCCACGCCGCAGGATCGCCGCGTCGACCCGGCCCCCCGGGACCGGGGTGTGGAATCCCGTCCCCGGACCGAGGAGCGGCGGGTGGATCCGGCCCCTCGGGAGCGGACCGTGGAGCCCCGTCCGCGCGAACGCACCGTCGAGCCGCGCCCCGCGGAAGAGCGGCGCATCGAGGTGGCCCCCCGGTCCCGGCCCGCAGAATCCCGCCCGATCGAATCCCGCCCCCAGATCAACCGGGAAGAGCGGCGGCCCGATCCACAGCCGCGGCAGGTGGAACGGGAATCCCGGCCCGCGCCCCGGGCCGAGCCGCCCCGGGAGAGGCCCCGGGAGTCCGCTCCCGAGCCCCGTTCGGAGCCGGCGCCTTCCCGTCCCTCCGGCGGCGAGGGCCGGGGCGGGGGGCGCGAGATCCGGCGCTGA
- a CDS encoding acyl-CoA dehydrogenase family protein, with protein sequence MSTTAAEQVKGGSFLMTPIGALPQFTPEEFGDDAKEFARAARDFIQGEVLPRDEQIDKLDLPLTIELMKKAGELGLLGLEIPEAYDGMDVDKRSAMLVLEEMSKQGSFAVSYSANTGIGTLPIVYFGTEAQKKHYLPKLATGEWLAAYALTEAGSGSDALGAKATAVLDGDSWVLNGTKMWITNAGFADVFIIFAKVDGQHFSAFIVEKNDPGISTGAEEKKLGIKGSSTRTVILENCRIPKDRLLGELGKGHKIAFGILNIGRFKLGVGSQGGMKRILEYAIKYTSERQQFGKPINSFGLIQQKLADMATKIFVCEALNFRTTGYIDEALHATSWDSPTAGADKMAAIDQYTIECSISKVWASEALFSVADEAVQAFGGYGFSAEYPPEKALRDCRINRIFEGTNEINRLLIAGTLLKRAMKNELPLMQFGQQVAKEISNPPKAESFTGPLARLKHGVELSKRQCMLAAGLAVQVLGQKLIDNQEVMARMSNMLMEIYAMESAVVRAERMVESGHRWAQIARDITELYVNESWHKVHGDARMLCADVVEGEALRHALAGVRAFTEFHPTSSARLRGRIASELIQKGSYPVDVI encoded by the coding sequence ATGAGCACCACCGCTGCAGAGCAGGTCAAGGGGGGCAGTTTCCTCATGACCCCCATCGGGGCCCTGCCCCAGTTCACCCCCGAGGAATTCGGCGACGATGCCAAGGAATTCGCCCGGGCCGCCCGGGATTTCATCCAGGGCGAAGTGCTGCCCCGGGATGAGCAGATCGACAAGCTGGACCTCCCCCTCACCATCGAGCTCATGAAGAAGGCCGGCGAGCTGGGGCTGCTGGGTCTGGAGATCCCCGAGGCCTACGACGGCATGGATGTGGACAAGCGGTCCGCCATGCTCGTGCTCGAGGAGATGAGCAAGCAGGGCAGCTTCGCCGTGAGCTACAGCGCCAACACCGGCATCGGCACCCTGCCCATCGTCTACTTCGGCACCGAGGCCCAGAAGAAGCATTACCTCCCCAAGCTGGCCACGGGCGAATGGCTGGCCGCCTACGCCCTCACCGAGGCCGGCAGCGGCTCCGATGCCCTGGGCGCCAAGGCCACGGCCGTGCTGGATGGCGACAGCTGGGTGCTCAACGGCACCAAGATGTGGATCACCAACGCCGGTTTCGCCGATGTCTTCATCATCTTCGCCAAGGTGGACGGTCAGCACTTCAGCGCCTTCATCGTCGAAAAGAACGACCCCGGCATCAGCACGGGAGCCGAGGAGAAGAAGCTCGGCATCAAGGGCAGCTCCACCCGCACCGTCATCCTGGAGAACTGCCGCATTCCCAAGGACCGCCTGCTGGGCGAGCTGGGCAAGGGCCACAAGATCGCCTTCGGCATCCTCAACATCGGCCGCTTCAAGCTGGGCGTGGGCAGCCAGGGCGGCATGAAGCGGATCCTTGAATACGCCATCAAGTACACCTCGGAGCGCCAGCAGTTCGGGAAGCCCATCAACTCGTTCGGGCTCATCCAGCAGAAGCTGGCGGACATGGCCACCAAGATCTTCGTCTGCGAGGCCCTGAACTTCCGGACCACCGGCTACATCGACGAGGCCCTGCACGCCACCAGCTGGGACAGCCCCACCGCCGGCGCCGACAAGATGGCCGCCATCGACCAGTACACCATCGAGTGCAGCATCTCCAAGGTGTGGGCCAGCGAAGCCCTCTTCTCCGTGGCGGACGAAGCCGTGCAGGCCTTTGGCGGCTACGGCTTCAGCGCCGAGTACCCCCCCGAGAAGGCCCTGCGCGACTGCCGCATCAACCGCATCTTCGAGGGCACCAACGAGATCAACCGCCTCCTCATCGCCGGCACGCTGCTCAAGCGCGCCATGAAGAACGAGCTGCCCCTCATGCAGTTCGGCCAGCAGGTGGCCAAGGAGATTTCGAACCCGCCCAAGGCCGAGAGCTTCACGGGTCCCCTGGCCCGCCTGAAGCACGGCGTCGAGCTCAGCAAGCGCCAGTGCATGCTGGCCGCGGGCCTCGCCGTGCAGGTGCTGGGCCAGAAGCTCATCGACAACCAGGAGGTCATGGCCCGCATGAGCAACATGCTCATGGAAATCTACGCCATGGAGAGCGCCGTGGTGCGCGCCGAGCGCATGGTCGAGTCCGGCCACCGCTGGGCCCAGATCGCCCGGGACATCACCGAACTCTATGTCAACGAGAGCTGGCACAAGGTCCACGGCGACGCCCGCATGCTCTGCGCGGATGTGGTCGAGGGCGAGGCCCTGCGGCACGCCCTGGCCGGCGTGAGGGCCTTCACGGAGTTCCACCCCACCAGCAGCGCCCGCCTGCGCGGCCGCATCGCCAGCGAACTGATCCAGAAGGGAAGCTACCCGGTCGATGTGATCTGA
- a CDS encoding PAS domain-containing protein encodes MSSRPQPTQQERVLEEDDFIVSKTDLKGLITYGNRIFIGISGYSEEELLGAPHNILRHPDMPRSVFKLLWDTLQAKREICAYVKNLAKDGSFYWVFANITPSFDHRGEVIGYYSVRRKPRTEAVKAVSTLYRTMLEAERKAGDGQAGMKASQAILHRTLEEKGMGYEEFVLGL; translated from the coding sequence ATGAGCAGCAGGCCCCAGCCGACCCAGCAGGAGCGCGTCCTGGAAGAGGATGATTTCATCGTCTCCAAGACCGACCTGAAGGGTCTGATCACCTACGGCAACCGCATCTTCATCGGCATCTCCGGCTATTCGGAGGAGGAGCTGCTGGGCGCCCCCCACAACATCCTCCGGCACCCGGACATGCCCCGGTCGGTCTTCAAGCTCCTCTGGGACACCCTCCAGGCCAAGCGGGAGATCTGCGCCTATGTGAAGAACCTCGCCAAGGACGGCAGCTTCTACTGGGTCTTCGCGAACATCACGCCGTCCTTCGACCACCGGGGCGAGGTGATCGGCTACTACTCCGTGCGTCGCAAGCCCCGGACCGAAGCCGTGAAGGCCGTCAGCACCCTCTACCGGACCATGCTCGAGGCCGAGCGCAAGGCCGGAGACGGCCAGGCGGGCATGAAGGCCTCCCAGGCGATCCTCCACCGGACACTCGAAGAGAAGGGCATGGGCTATGAAGAATTTGTCCTTGGGCTCTAG